The following are from one region of the Ischnura elegans chromosome 12, ioIscEleg1.1, whole genome shotgun sequence genome:
- the LOC124169318 gene encoding uncharacterized protein LOC124169318, whose amino-acid sequence MEALGAYQCRLCMAHDSFQLNIFREDLHHKHILAKLQTCLPVKVEYGDGLPSSICYKCLTQLEQSFEFWNKSFNSEAIFRHNLARGRNPPTLPNVPSLTGSAISNASYKSFDHETYFIEATEHISSDPQGSDDAIFSESSKLKENITLMCDKQSYSGHLEKPKRKCTRMISLSKDYPSNSNTVHLEKTTEEMIEDNCERRTYPAKNQQRLRDSELEAVKKLHKGKKDHFGGAGTMWMDNEELSNDESNVNNKYIDKNLFGDDVLKMYGNLKWSLGNSKEKSDLSTRSGEKCNSERKNKTQFSWEKTCKKCSEDPSDSSEIEGSKDNYTKIKRTTPKTKETLNIEGLQFDPNHCPKCNTTLTPSQNLLAHFQSHIEDD is encoded by the exons ATGGAGGCCCTGGGTGCCTATCAATGTCGTTTGTGCATGGCCCATGATAGTTTCCAGCTCAATATATTCCGAGAAGATTTACATCATAAGCATATATTAGCAAAGCTGCAAACATGCTTGCCAGTAAAG GTTGAATATGGAGATGGATTACCTAGTTCTATATGCTACAAATGTCTAACTCAATTGGAACAATCTTTTGAGTTTTGGAATAAGAGTTTTAATTCAGAGGCCATCTTCAGACACAATTTAGCAAGAGGGAGAAATCCACCTACCTTGCCAAATGTACCATCTCTTACAGGCTCAGCTATCTCAAATGCTAGTTATAAATCTTTTGATCATGAAACATATTTCATTGAAGCTACAGAG caTATTAGCAGTGATCCACAAGGAAGTGATGATGCAATCTTTTCTGAATCAtccaaattgaaagaaaatatcacactTATGTGTGACAAGCAAAGCTATTCTGGACATCTTGAAAAACCGAAAAGGAAATGCACAAG GATGATATCACTTTCTAAGGATTATCCAAGCAATTCTAATACTGTGCATTTGGAGAAAACAACAGAAGAGATGATCGAAGATAACTGTGAAAGGAGAACTTATCCAGCTAAAAATCAACAAAGATTACGAGACAGTGAGTTGGAGGCAGTAAAAAAACTCCACAAAGGGAAGAAAGACCATTTTGGAGGGGCAGGAACAATGTGGATGGATAATGAAGAATTATCCAATGATGAATCAAATGTGAACAACAAGTACATAGACAAGAATCTTTTTGGCGATGATGTCCTGAAAATGTATGGCAACTTGAAATGGTCTCTTGGAAATTCCAAAGAAAAATCAGATTTGAGCACTAGAAGTGGCGAGAAATGCAAttctgagaggaaaaataaaactcaattctCCTGGGAGAAAACATGCAAGAAATGCTCAGAAGATCCAAGTGACAGTTCTGAAATTGAAGGTAGTAAAGATAATTACACAAAAATCAAGAGGACAACTCCTAAAACAAAG GAAACTTTAAACATAGAGGGATTGCAGTTTGATCCAAACCACTGCCCAAAATGCAATACGACTCTTACTCCATCTCAGAATTTGTTGGCTCACTTTCAGTCACACATAGAAGATGACTGA